Proteins co-encoded in one Methylomonas albis genomic window:
- a CDS encoding TM2 domain-containing protein, whose translation MLGHIESYDERCQTGVIKYEGQFYEFHLDQWTSEAPPKLGDDVDFDHESGKVTDVSLVGAYLMEAKPVKSKIVAALLGIAFGAIGLHRIYLGFYFLGFTQAVVTLITGGFGVMWGFIEGVLIATGHIYKDAKGRHLK comes from the coding sequence ATGCTAGGACACATAGAAAGTTACGATGAAAGATGCCAGACCGGCGTGATCAAATACGAAGGTCAATTCTACGAATTCCATCTCGATCAATGGACATCGGAAGCGCCACCAAAACTCGGCGACGACGTGGATTTCGATCACGAAAGCGGCAAAGTCACCGACGTCAGTCTGGTCGGCGCTTATCTGATGGAAGCCAAACCAGTCAAAAGCAAGATAGTGGCAGCTTTACTGGGCATCGCGTTCGGCGCGATCGGTTTACATCGCATTTATCTGGGCTTTTATTTTCTCGGATTTACCCAAGCCGTAGTCACGCTGATTACCGGCGGTTTCGGCGTCATGTGGGGCTTCATAGAAGGCGTGTTGATTGCCACGGGGCATATCTACAAAGATGCCAAGGGACGTCATCTGAAATAG